Within the Bradyrhizobium ottawaense genome, the region ATCCGGCTGCCGATACCGGTGGCGTCAAATTCCCTGGATACCGCCGCATGAATGCCACCCCGATCAAGGTTCTGGTCATCGACGACGAGCCGCCGATCCGCAAATTGTTGCGGATGGGGCTGAGCACGCAGGGCTATGACATCCTCGAAGCATCCAACGGCAAGCTGGCGCTGGAAAAACTCGCTGAGGAGCCGGCGCTGATCATCCTCGATCTGGGCTTGCCGGATATTCAGGGCCACGAACTGCTGCGCATGATCCGCGGCCGCAACGACAGCGTGCCGATCGTGGTGCTGTCGAGCCGGGGCGATGAAGCCGGCAAAGTGCAGGCGCTCGACCTTGGCGCCGACGACTACCTGACAAAACCGTTCGGGATGGATGAGCTGCTGGCGCGCATGCGCGCGGCGCTACGGCATCAATTGCAGGTGCAGGGCGAGCGGCCGGTGTTTCGCTCCGGCGATCTTTCGGTCGATCTGGTGCGCCGCATCGTCAAGGTCGGCGACCGCGAGGTCAAGCTCTCGCCGAAGGAATACGAACTGCTGCGTGTGCTGGTGCAGCACGCCGGCAAGGTTCTGACCCACCGGTTTCTGCTAAAGGAATTGTGGGACGAATTGACCGACGCGCAGTATCTGCGCGTCTATGTCCGCCAGCTTCGGCAGAAGATCGAGGCCGACCCGGAACGGCCGCAGATCGTACTGACCGAGACGGGGATCGGGTATCGAATGAGGGCGGGGGATTAGTTTTCTCGGCTGTCATGCCCCGCGAATGCGGGGCATCCAGTACGCCGCGGGCTTTCAGCTTGAGCACCGGCATCTGTGGCTGGGCGATGACAGGTTGGGGAATCGGGAACTTTCCCATATCGCGGCCATTATTTCCCCTCACCGGGAGATCCATCATGGCACGAAAATATTCGAAGAAAGCTTCTGCCGACGTCGAGCGCGCAATGAAGAAGCGCAAGGCAGGGACGTTGAAGAGCGGCCGCTCCAAGAAGAAGGTCACCAGCCGCAAGCAGGCCATTGCGATCGGGCTGGCCGAAGCGCGCGCCGAGGGCAAGAAGGTGCCGAAGAAGGCTGCGAAGAAAACCGTAAAGAAGCGCAAGACGGCCAAGAAGACGGCGAAGAAGTCGAAGCGCAAGGCGAAGAAGTAGGGACGCTTCCAGTTGTCGTCATGGCCGGGCAAAAGCGCGAAGCGCGTCTTCGCGCTTTTGCCCGGGCATGACGGGGTTCATCCCGCCTTGCGCGTCCGCGCCGCTGATCGATTCGCCTTCTTGGCTGCCCGGCGCGCAGGAGCCCGCCGCGGCGCCGCAGTATGCGCGCGCCGCTTGCCGGCGGACCCACCCTTCAGGCTCGCCTTCAGCGCATCCATCAGGTTGATCACGTTGTCCGGCTTCTCCGCGCGCCCGACCGCCTTCACCGGCTTGCCGGAGGCCTTGCGACGCACCAGCGCCTTCAAAGCGTTTTCGTATTCGTCCTTGAATTTGGAGGGATCGAAATGCGCGGCCTTGGTATCGAGGATGTGACTTGCCAGTTCGATCATGTCCTTTGAGATCTTCGGGCTCTTGATGTCGTCGAAATAGTCGCCCTCGTCGCGCAATTCATAGGGGTAGCGCAGCGTGGTGCCGACGAGGCCCTTGCCGAGCGGCTCGATGGCGATGACGTGTTCGCGGCTGGTCAGCACGATCCGCGCCAGCGCGACGCGGTCCTTATCCTTCATGGCGTCGCGGATCACGGCGAAGGCGTCGATCCCGGCCTTGCCGTCCGGCACGATGTAATAGGGGTGGTCGAGGTAGCGCTTGTCGATCTCGTCGCGCGGCACAAAACTGTCGATATCGATGGTGTGGTTGCTCTCGATCTGGACGGCTTCCAGCTCTTCCTTTT harbors:
- a CDS encoding response regulator transcription factor; the protein is MNATPIKVLVIDDEPPIRKLLRMGLSTQGYDILEASNGKLALEKLAEEPALIILDLGLPDIQGHELLRMIRGRNDSVPIVVLSSRGDEAGKVQALDLGADDYLTKPFGMDELLARMRAALRHQLQVQGERPVFRSGDLSVDLVRRIVKVGDREVKLSPKEYELLRVLVQHAGKVLTHRFLLKELWDELTDAQYLRVYVRQLRQKIEADPERPQIVLTETGIGYRMRAGD
- a CDS encoding DUF6496 domain-containing protein, with protein sequence MARKYSKKASADVERAMKKRKAGTLKSGRSKKKVTSRKQAIAIGLAEARAEGKKVPKKAAKKTVKKRKTAKKTAKKSKRKAKK
- a CDS encoding Ku protein; this encodes MASPRAYWKGSLKLSLVSCPVALYPASTSVEKTRFHMINKETGNRLKQQMVDAETGDIVESDQKGRGYELKKGEYVEVEKEELEAVQIESNHTIDIDSFVPRDEIDKRYLDHPYYIVPDGKAGIDAFAVIRDAMKDKDRVALARIVLTSREHVIAIEPLGKGLVGTTLRYPYELRDEGDYFDDIKSPKISKDMIELASHILDTKAAHFDPSKFKDEYENALKALVRRKASGKPVKAVGRAEKPDNVINLMDALKASLKGGSAGKRRAHTAAPRRAPARRAAKKANRSAARTRKAG